A stretch of Bradyrhizobium sp. AZCC 2262 DNA encodes these proteins:
- the urtA gene encoding urea ABC transporter substrate-binding protein, whose translation MSDEPNKGLQSPLRRKLLMGAAALPLISMLPRPSFGAGPATATVNATGLAVTDTEVTVGILHSATGTMAISETGSIQAEKLAIEQINAAGGVLGRKIKFIQEDGASDWPTFAEKAKKLLVNDKVAAIMGCWTSASRKAVLPVMEQYNGMLYYPTFYEGLEQSKNVIYTGQEATQQILAGLNWIAKEKGAKSFFFIGSDYIWPRTSNKIARKHVENVLKGKVVGEEYYALGSTQFNSVINKIKLTKPDVIFTDVVGGSNVAFYKQLKAAGVDLSKQALLTISVTEDEIDGIGGENIAGAYACMKYFQSLDNANNKEFVAAFKKMWGEKTVIGDVTQAAYLGPWLWKLTCEKAGSFDVDKIAAASPGIEFKGAPEGYVRIHENHHLWSKTRVGKAKLDGQFELIFETADLVEPDPFPKGYQ comes from the coding sequence ATGTCAGACGAACCAAACAAGGGCCTGCAGTCGCCGCTTCGCCGCAAACTGCTGATGGGCGCGGCGGCGCTGCCGCTCATTTCGATGCTTCCGCGGCCCTCATTCGGCGCCGGTCCCGCCACCGCCACGGTCAACGCGACGGGGTTGGCGGTCACGGATACGGAGGTCACCGTCGGCATCCTGCACTCGGCCACCGGCACGATGGCGATCTCGGAAACCGGTTCGATCCAGGCCGAAAAGCTCGCCATCGAACAGATCAACGCCGCCGGCGGCGTGCTCGGACGCAAGATCAAGTTCATCCAGGAAGACGGCGCCAGCGACTGGCCGACCTTCGCGGAAAAAGCCAAGAAGCTTCTCGTCAACGACAAGGTCGCGGCGATCATGGGCTGCTGGACCTCGGCATCGCGCAAGGCGGTGCTGCCGGTCATGGAGCAGTACAACGGCATGCTCTATTATCCGACCTTCTATGAAGGCCTCGAGCAGTCCAAGAACGTCATCTACACCGGCCAGGAAGCCACCCAGCAGATTCTCGCCGGGTTGAACTGGATCGCCAAGGAGAAGGGCGCCAAATCGTTCTTCTTCATCGGTTCGGACTACATCTGGCCGCGCACCTCGAACAAGATCGCGCGCAAGCACGTCGAGAACGTGCTGAAGGGCAAGGTCGTCGGCGAGGAATATTACGCGCTCGGCAGCACCCAGTTCAATTCGGTGATCAACAAGATCAAGCTGACCAAGCCCGACGTGATCTTCACCGACGTGGTCGGCGGTTCGAACGTCGCCTTCTACAAGCAGCTCAAGGCGGCCGGCGTCGACCTGTCGAAGCAGGCCTTGCTGACGATCTCGGTGACCGAGGACGAAATCGACGGTATCGGCGGCGAAAACATCGCGGGCGCCTATGCCTGCATGAAGTACTTCCAGTCGCTCGACAACGCGAACAACAAGGAGTTCGTGGCCGCCTTCAAGAAGATGTGGGGCGAGAAGACCGTGATCGGCGACGTGACGCAGGCTGCCTATCTCGGCCCGTGGCTGTGGAAATTGACCTGCGAGAAGGCCGGCAGCTTCGACGTCGACAAGATCGCTGCTGCCTCGCCGGGCATCGAATTCAAGGGCGCGCCCGAAGGTTACGTGCGCATCCACGAAAACCATCACCTTTGGTCGAAGACGCGCGTCGGCAAGGCCAAGCTTGACGGCCAGTTCGAGCTGATCTTCGAGACCGCCGATCTCGTCGAGCCCGATCCGTTCCCGAAGGGCTACCAGTAA
- a CDS encoding hybrid sensor histidine kinase/response regulator: protein MAGRQRIDRVRRQYNQWVANQTLEDYALRFTAKSARRWSAARVANTALGAISFLALEAIGGTITLNYGAANATAAILVVSVIIFFCGLPIAYHAAKCGIDIDLLTRGAGFGYIGSTITSLIYASFTFIFFALEAVIMAAALEMCFGIPRPIGYLISAVVIIPLVTYGITLISRFQLWTQPLWVVLHILPFVAIAWANPHSFTEWRKFAGEHGDASGHLDLLLFGTAASVVFSLVAQIGEQVDFLRFLPRDRRTSRTSWWIALLGAGPGWIIFGALKLLVGSFLAYFALSHGVANEQAADPAHMYLEAFRYVLSQPDLALALTGTFVILSQVKINVTNAYAGSIAWSNFFSRLTHSHPGRVVWLVFNVMVALLLMEIGVYKALEQTLALYSNVAIAWVGALVADLVINKPLGLRPQHIEFKRAHLYDINPVGVGAMTIATIVSISAFYGLFGPTAKALSAFVALAVAFITAPLIAWATDGKYYIARKPKRSWQNLEAIQCCICEHSFEPEDMASCPAYAGPICSLCCSLDARCHDLCKPHARIGAQVSETLGKMLPEPIYARINSQFGHYVGVFAVSAGLVGLTLGLIYLQTSATIAVDNLLLSDVLWKVFFALTIIIGVVAWLFVLAQQSRRAAEAETRRQTTLLIQEIDAHKRTDAELQRAKEVAESANLAKSRYVVGLSHELRSPLNAISGYAQLLEQDSGLATKPRDQVRVVRRSADHLSGLIDGILDISKIEAGRLYLSRDEVRLSEFLDQLVGMFRVQAAAKGIDFVFKRPSVLPLVVYADEKRLRQVLINLLSNALKFTQTGGVQFVVHYRSPVAEFEVIDTGPGIQASDLERIFAPFERGALGVSQPQTGTGLGLTISRLLAGVMGGDIRVTSEVGKGSIFRVKILLSEVTNPTRIAPIEAPIFGYHGPRKTILITDDDPTHRDLLREVLAPLGFILLSAPDGPGCLALAQHCRPDLFLLDISMAGMDGWTVAETLRASGHHQARILMVSASALEAHGAPLAQPFHDGYLMKPIDIPKLVETIRQLLKIEWQYEAEQIPQPRWKPETGSRPPVKYVEELIGLGQLGYIRAIQIKLDEIGHDYPEHADFVSQMRALIDRFDLDQYMAALKTLHSYDH from the coding sequence GTGGCAGGGCGGCAGCGGATTGACCGCGTCAGACGCCAATACAATCAATGGGTTGCGAACCAGACCCTGGAAGACTATGCGCTGCGCTTCACCGCCAAGAGCGCCCGGCGATGGTCGGCCGCCCGCGTCGCCAATACCGCCCTTGGCGCCATCTCCTTTCTGGCGCTGGAAGCGATCGGCGGCACGATTACGCTGAATTACGGCGCAGCCAACGCCACCGCCGCCATCCTGGTCGTCAGCGTCATCATCTTCTTTTGCGGCCTGCCGATTGCCTACCATGCCGCAAAATGCGGCATCGATATCGACCTGCTGACCCGCGGCGCCGGCTTCGGCTATATCGGCTCGACCATCACCTCGCTGATCTACGCCTCCTTCACCTTCATCTTCTTCGCGCTCGAAGCGGTCATCATGGCGGCCGCGCTGGAGATGTGCTTCGGCATCCCGCGCCCGATCGGCTATCTCATCAGCGCCGTCGTCATCATTCCCCTGGTGACCTACGGCATCACCTTGATCAGCCGCTTCCAACTGTGGACGCAGCCGCTCTGGGTCGTCCTCCACATCCTTCCCTTCGTGGCGATCGCCTGGGCCAATCCGCATTCGTTCACGGAATGGCGGAAATTCGCCGGCGAACATGGCGATGCGAGTGGCCATCTCGATCTGCTGCTGTTCGGCACCGCAGCGTCGGTGGTGTTTTCGCTGGTGGCGCAGATCGGCGAACAGGTCGACTTCCTGCGGTTCCTGCCGCGCGACCGCCGCACTTCGCGAACCTCGTGGTGGATCGCGCTGCTGGGTGCAGGCCCCGGCTGGATCATTTTCGGCGCGCTCAAACTGCTCGTCGGCTCCTTCCTCGCCTACTTCGCGCTCAGCCACGGCGTCGCCAACGAACAGGCAGCCGATCCGGCGCACATGTATCTCGAAGCGTTTCGCTACGTGCTGTCGCAGCCCGATCTGGCGCTGGCGCTGACCGGCACCTTCGTCATTCTCTCGCAGGTCAAGATCAACGTCACCAATGCCTATGCCGGCTCGATCGCCTGGTCGAACTTCTTCTCGCGGCTGACGCACAGCCATCCCGGCCGCGTGGTCTGGCTGGTGTTCAACGTCATGGTCGCGCTGCTCTTGATGGAAATCGGCGTCTACAAGGCGCTGGAGCAGACGCTGGCGCTCTACTCCAACGTCGCGATTGCCTGGGTCGGCGCGTTGGTCGCCGATCTCGTCATCAACAAGCCGCTCGGCCTGCGCCCGCAGCACATCGAGTTCAAGCGCGCGCATCTCTACGACATCAACCCGGTCGGCGTCGGCGCTATGACGATCGCGACGATCGTCTCGATCAGCGCGTTCTACGGCCTGTTCGGACCAACGGCGAAGGCGCTGTCCGCTTTCGTCGCGCTCGCGGTCGCCTTCATCACCGCGCCCCTGATCGCATGGGCCACCGACGGCAAATATTACATCGCGCGCAAGCCGAAGCGAAGCTGGCAGAACCTTGAGGCGATCCAGTGCTGTATCTGCGAGCATTCGTTCGAGCCGGAGGACATGGCCTCCTGCCCCGCCTATGCCGGCCCGATATGCTCGCTATGCTGCTCGCTCGATGCGCGCTGCCACGATCTCTGCAAGCCGCATGCGCGGATCGGCGCGCAGGTGTCGGAGACGCTGGGCAAGATGCTGCCGGAGCCGATCTACGCCCGGATCAATTCGCAGTTCGGGCATTATGTCGGGGTGTTCGCGGTATCCGCCGGCCTCGTCGGGCTGACACTCGGGCTGATCTATTTGCAGACATCGGCGACGATTGCCGTCGACAATCTGCTTCTGTCCGACGTGCTGTGGAAGGTGTTCTTTGCGCTCACCATCATCATCGGCGTGGTGGCGTGGCTGTTCGTGCTGGCGCAACAAAGCCGCCGCGCGGCGGAAGCGGAAACGCGGCGGCAGACCACGCTGCTGATCCAGGAAATCGACGCGCACAAGCGCACCGATGCGGAGCTGCAGCGCGCCAAGGAAGTGGCTGAGTCCGCCAACCTCGCCAAGAGCCGTTACGTGGTGGGGTTGAGCCACGAACTGCGCTCGCCGCTGAACGCCATCTCGGGCTATGCGCAACTGCTGGAACAGGATTCCGGCCTTGCCACCAAGCCGCGCGACCAGGTGCGCGTGGTCCGCCGCAGCGCCGACCATCTGTCCGGGCTGATCGACGGCATTTTGGATATTTCCAAGATCGAGGCAGGCCGGCTTTATCTATCGCGCGACGAGGTGCGGTTGAGCGAATTCCTCGACCAGCTCGTCGGGATGTTTCGCGTTCAGGCCGCCGCCAAGGGTATCGACTTCGTTTTCAAGCGGCCTTCGGTACTGCCTCTCGTCGTCTATGCCGACGAAAAACGCCTGCGCCAGGTTCTGATCAACCTGCTGTCGAACGCGTTAAAATTCACGCAAACCGGCGGCGTGCAGTTCGTCGTGCATTATCGCAGCCCTGTCGCCGAGTTCGAGGTGATCGATACCGGACCCGGCATTCAGGCAAGCGATCTCGAACGCATCTTTGCACCGTTCGAGCGCGGCGCGCTCGGCGTGTCGCAGCCGCAGACCGGCACCGGTCTTGGACTGACCATCAGCCGGTTGCTCGCCGGCGTAATGGGCGGCGATATCAGGGTGACGAGCGAGGTCGGCAAAGGCAGCATTTTCCGCGTCAAGATCCTGCTGTCGGAAGTCACCAATCCGACGCGGATTGCGCCGATCGAGGCGCCGATCTTTGGCTATCACGGCCCGCGCAAGACGATCCTGATCACCGATGACGATCCGACTCATCGCGACCTCTTGCGCGAGGTGCTGGCGCCGCTGGGTTTCATTCTCTTGAGCGCGCCGGACGGCCCCGGCTGCCTCGCGCTGGCGCAGCACTGCCGGCCTGATTTGTTTCTGCTGGACATCTCGATGGCAGGCATGGACGGCTGGACGGTGGCGGAAACCTTGCGCGCCAGCGGACATCATCAGGCCCGCATCCTGATGGTGTCGGCGAGCGCGCTTGAAGCGCATGGCGCGCCGCTGGCGCAACCGTTTCACGACGGCTATCTGATGAAGCCGATAGATATCCCCAAGCTGGTGGAGACGATCCGGCAATTGCTCAAGATCGAATGGCAGTATGAGGCCGAGCAGATACCCCAGCCGCGCTGGAAACCGGAGACGGGATCGCGGCCGCCGGTGAAATATGTCGAGGAACTGATCGGCCTCGGGCAGCTCGGCTATATCAGAGCGATCCAGATCAAGCTAGACGAGATCGGCCACGATTACCCTGAGCATGCCGACTTCGTGTCGCAAATGCGTGCCCTGATCGATCGCTTCGATCTCGATCAGTACATGGCGGCCCTGAAAACACTGCACAGCTATGATCACTGA
- a CDS encoding response regulator, with the protein MITETKKRDVALIVDDSPETLRLLTDALDGAGMTVMVALDGAAAMRIVDQITPDIVLLDAVMPGLDGFETCKRLKRDAGLEHVPIIFMTGLAETEHIVRGLEAGGVDYVTKPIAVEEMLARIRVHLANARLTQSARAALDVSGRYLLAVNGVGKIMWATPQAQKLLSDTLGPDSDDDVVLPDPIPQWLDQARKGKAGSKAAIMTVLPGNEQLRLQYMGRLGSNEFLLRLAKDSGADAPAEFSSELGLTTREGEVLSWLSKGKTNRDIAQILGLSPRTVDKHLEQIYSKLGVENRTAAAAIAVNAKHRKS; encoded by the coding sequence ATGATCACTGAAACCAAAAAGCGCGACGTCGCCCTCATCGTCGATGATTCGCCGGAGACCCTGCGGCTGCTCACCGACGCGCTCGACGGCGCCGGCATGACGGTCATGGTCGCGCTCGACGGCGCGGCGGCGATGCGGATCGTCGACCAGATCACGCCCGACATCGTTCTGCTCGACGCGGTCATGCCCGGGTTGGACGGTTTTGAAACCTGCAAGCGGCTGAAGCGCGACGCCGGCCTCGAACACGTCCCCATCATCTTCATGACCGGGCTTGCCGAAACCGAGCACATCGTTCGCGGGTTGGAAGCCGGCGGCGTCGACTATGTGACAAAGCCGATTGCGGTCGAGGAGATGCTGGCGCGTATCCGCGTCCACCTCGCCAATGCGCGGCTGACCCAGAGCGCACGCGCCGCCCTCGACGTTTCCGGCCGCTATCTGCTTGCCGTCAACGGCGTGGGCAAGATCATGTGGGCGACGCCTCAGGCGCAGAAACTGCTGTCGGATACGCTTGGCCCGGATAGCGACGACGATGTCGTGCTTCCCGATCCGATCCCGCAATGGCTGGACCAGGCCCGCAAGGGCAAGGCCGGGTCGAAAGCCGCAATCATGACCGTGCTTCCCGGCAACGAGCAGCTCCGGCTGCAATATATGGGCAGGCTGGGCAGCAACGAATTCCTGCTGCGGCTTGCAAAAGATTCCGGCGCCGACGCACCGGCGGAATTCTCCAGCGAGCTTGGCCTGACGACGCGCGAGGGCGAAGTGCTGTCGTGGCTGTCGAAGGGCAAGACCAACCGCGACATCGCGCAAATTCTGGGCCTCTCCCCGCGCACGGTCGACAAGCACCTCGAGCAAATCTACTCGAAACTCGGCGTCGAGAACCGCACCGCGGCGGCTGCGATCGCGGTGAACGCAAAGCATCGAAAATCCTGA
- a CDS encoding DUF2270 domain-containing protein, whose amino-acid sequence MQEPEGREIGRIYFPSSPGEFITAFAHFHRAEIARMAGWRDRIDRTTNWAITLVAAMLSVSLSTSNAHHSVLMFAMVLAFFLLMIESRRYRFFDVYRSRVRRLERNYYAKLFDPSVKAEEDWQRIMAADLVAPTFVMSMAEAVSRRLRRNYIWIFLILLGAWALKVTFPSFGGESPAALTFHDWIRNAGVGHVSGWVISAIIVVFYGWIGVATLRTYGRRGELAHGDAHV is encoded by the coding sequence ATGCAGGAACCGGAGGGACGTGAAATCGGCCGCATCTATTTTCCTTCATCTCCCGGCGAATTCATAACGGCATTCGCTCACTTCCACCGGGCCGAGATTGCGCGCATGGCCGGATGGCGAGATCGCATCGACCGGACCACCAATTGGGCGATTACGCTCGTCGCCGCGATGCTCTCGGTCTCGCTTTCGACGTCGAACGCCCACCACAGCGTGCTGATGTTTGCGATGGTGCTGGCGTTCTTCTTGCTGATGATCGAGTCGCGGCGTTATCGCTTCTTCGACGTCTATCGGTCTCGCGTGCGCCGGCTTGAGCGCAACTACTACGCCAAACTGTTCGATCCAAGCGTGAAAGCGGAGGAGGATTGGCAGCGCATCATGGCTGCCGATCTGGTGGCGCCGACATTCGTGATGTCGATGGCGGAGGCCGTGTCGCGAAGGTTGCGACGCAACTATATCTGGATATTCCTGATCCTGCTGGGCGCATGGGCGCTCAAAGTGACGTTTCCCTCCTTTGGCGGCGAGAGTCCGGCTGCTCTCACCTTTCACGATTGGATCAGGAATGCCGGAGTGGGGCACGTTTCCGGTTGGGTCATATCCGCAATCATTGTTGTCTTTTACGGCTGGATCGGCGTTGCCACATTGAGAACTTACGGCCGTCGGGGCGAGCTCGCGCATGGCGATGCTCATGTGTGA
- a CDS encoding helix-turn-helix domain-containing protein, giving the protein MGEIRRAPGNIRELRNMLARFTLAATDGLIDEAAVEAMIGQPPPKTSGSLHEIQRASVLAVHAETAGNISETARRLGISRNTVYRAIAQSRRDNS; this is encoded by the coding sequence GTGGGAGAAATTCGTCGAGCGCCCGGCAACATCCGCGAACTGCGCAACATGCTGGCACGCTTCACGCTCGCCGCCACCGACGGCCTGATCGACGAAGCCGCGGTGGAAGCCATGATCGGCCAGCCCCCGCCAAAGACCTCCGGCTCGCTCCACGAAATCCAGCGCGCCAGCGTCCTCGCCGTCCACGCCGAGACCGCGGGAAACATCAGCGAAACCGCACGCCGCCTCGGCATCTCCAGAAACACGGTGTATCGGGCAATCGCGCAAAGCCGCCGGGACAATTCATAG
- a CDS encoding ABC transporter substrate-binding protein has protein sequence MIRKFGLIAAVAVMAVATIGDVSAAEKKYGPGVSDTEIKIGQTVPYSGPASAFSSYGRVMTGYFKMINEAGGINGRKINLISLDNAFSPPKAIEQTRKLVEDDGVLADVGTVGTTPNVAIQKYLNGAKVPHVFVSAGGRRFADPQNFPWTVPMYPGFEMEGKTFGQYILKHKPAARIAVLYQNDDYGKDFLVGLKAALGDKIKIVAEVAYEITEPTIDSQIVRLKDSGADTLLYFSTPKFTAQGLRKVKETGWTPLQFLASPTNSVKTVLEPAGFENAQGIMTTQFTKQAGDPAWADDPEVKEYVEFMKKWVPNDNPGDFVALSGYINVQGIVQAITKCGDDLTRENLLKQATSMKGTRLKMMLPGIQLNTTPQDYAPYESLRMAKFEGVSWKLIDEAGASASR, from the coding sequence ATGATCCGGAAATTTGGATTGATAGCCGCGGTCGCCGTGATGGCCGTTGCAACGATCGGCGATGTTTCGGCCGCCGAGAAGAAATACGGGCCCGGCGTCAGCGACACCGAGATCAAGATCGGCCAGACCGTCCCCTATAGCGGGCCGGCATCGGCGTTCTCGAGCTATGGCCGCGTGATGACCGGCTACTTCAAGATGATCAACGAGGCCGGCGGCATCAACGGCCGCAAGATCAACCTGATCTCGCTCGATAACGCCTTCAGTCCACCGAAGGCAATCGAACAGACCCGAAAGCTGGTCGAGGATGATGGGGTGCTGGCAGATGTCGGTACTGTCGGCACGACGCCCAATGTCGCGATCCAGAAATATCTGAACGGTGCCAAGGTGCCGCACGTCTTCGTCTCTGCCGGTGGCCGGCGTTTCGCCGATCCGCAGAATTTCCCCTGGACCGTACCGATGTATCCGGGCTTCGAGATGGAAGGGAAAACGTTTGGGCAATATATCCTGAAACACAAGCCGGCCGCCAGGATCGCCGTGCTTTACCAGAACGACGACTACGGCAAGGATTTTCTGGTCGGACTGAAGGCCGCGCTCGGCGACAAGATCAAGATCGTGGCCGAGGTGGCCTACGAAATCACCGAGCCGACGATAGATTCCCAGATCGTCCGCCTGAAGGATTCCGGCGCCGACACGCTGCTGTATTTCTCGACGCCAAAGTTCACCGCGCAGGGCCTGCGCAAGGTGAAGGAGACGGGCTGGACGCCGCTGCAATTCCTTGCCAGCCCGACCAACTCGGTCAAGACGGTGCTGGAGCCGGCCGGATTTGAAAACGCGCAAGGCATCATGACGACGCAATTCACCAAGCAGGCCGGTGATCCGGCCTGGGCGGATGATCCCGAGGTGAAGGAATACGTCGAGTTCATGAAGAAGTGGGTGCCGAACGACAATCCCGGCGATTTCGTCGCCCTGTCCGGCTACATCAACGTGCAGGGCATCGTGCAGGCGATTACCAAGTGCGGCGACGACCTGACACGGGAAAATCTCCTAAAGCAGGCGACCAGCATGAAGGGCACGCGTCTCAAGATGATGCTGCCGGGAATCCAACTCAACACCACACCGCAGGACTACGCACCCTATGAATCGCTGCGCATGGCGAAGTTCGAAGGCGTTTCCTGGAAATTGATTGACGAGGCTGGAGCGTCGGCATCCCGCTAG
- a CDS encoding AMP-binding protein: protein MSEHRFDPVAHARSMRASGFWIDKSFDEFLQQAVAATPEKLALLADRADRAEPKRLTYAELGDLVSRAAAALKQLGIGPRDVVSVQLPNWWEFAAIAFAAFRVGAVINPLMPIFREHELSYMLDFAETKLLIVPKLFRGFDYEAMAQSLRPRLPKLQHVIAVDGEGSNSFDRALLSGSERLGPPPVGEIGALPADQMAVLMFTSGTTGSPKGVMHCLNTLLACNIALAGRFGLDANDTMLVCSPLGHMTGFAAGMMLGFKMGASIIFQDVWEPKRGIAIMANEGVTYSAGAATFLADMCEAVASGAAKPSQLRKFLCAGAPIPPALIDRVFRELDLKVCSLWGMTEALSGTLTEPERALEKSSKTDGRPLEGVAVKVLRMDGSPAPVGEKGLLKVRGAQMCLGYYKREDMEPFDAEGWFDTGDIAYMDDEGYIRIDGRIKDIIIRGGENVPVFDIENLLFKHPAVLATAIVGYPDQRLGERACAFVVLRPGQTLDLADVQALMAEHKVAKQYWPERVEIVSDLPKTPAGKVQKYQLREIAKAFAKAPRKASA, encoded by the coding sequence ATGAGCGAACATAGATTCGATCCCGTCGCCCACGCGCGATCGATGCGCGCCAGCGGATTCTGGATCGACAAGAGCTTTGACGAATTTCTTCAGCAAGCGGTTGCTGCCACGCCGGAGAAGCTCGCGCTGCTGGCCGACCGCGCCGATCGTGCCGAACCGAAGCGCTTGACCTACGCCGAACTCGGCGATCTGGTTTCGCGCGCGGCCGCGGCTTTGAAACAACTCGGCATTGGCCCTCGCGACGTCGTCTCCGTACAGCTTCCCAACTGGTGGGAATTCGCGGCGATCGCGTTCGCCGCGTTCAGGGTCGGGGCCGTCATCAATCCCCTGATGCCGATCTTCCGCGAGCACGAGCTGAGCTACATGCTCGACTTCGCCGAAACGAAACTGCTGATCGTGCCGAAACTATTCCGAGGCTTCGATTACGAGGCGATGGCGCAGTCGCTGCGACCCAGGCTGCCGAAACTTCAGCACGTCATCGCCGTGGACGGCGAGGGGTCGAACAGCTTCGATCGGGCGCTGCTCTCCGGGAGTGAACGCCTCGGTCCGCCTCCGGTCGGCGAGATTGGCGCGCTTCCCGCCGATCAGATGGCGGTGCTGATGTTCACCTCGGGCACGACAGGTTCGCCCAAGGGGGTCATGCACTGCCTCAATACGCTGCTGGCCTGCAACATTGCGCTCGCCGGCCGTTTCGGTCTCGATGCGAACGATACGATGCTGGTCTGCTCGCCGCTCGGCCATATGACCGGCTTCGCGGCCGGCATGATGCTCGGCTTCAAGATGGGCGCGTCGATCATCTTCCAGGACGTCTGGGAGCCGAAGCGCGGCATCGCGATCATGGCCAATGAAGGCGTTACCTATTCGGCCGGCGCCGCGACGTTTCTCGCCGATATGTGCGAGGCGGTCGCGTCCGGGGCAGCGAAGCCATCGCAGCTGCGCAAGTTCCTCTGTGCCGGGGCGCCAATTCCGCCGGCGCTGATCGATCGCGTCTTCCGCGAGCTCGATCTGAAGGTCTGTTCGCTGTGGGGGATGACCGAAGCGCTGTCGGGCACGTTGACCGAGCCCGAGAGGGCGCTGGAGAAGTCGTCGAAGACGGATGGCCGTCCGCTCGAGGGCGTTGCCGTAAAGGTCCTTCGCATGGACGGTTCTCCGGCGCCGGTCGGAGAGAAGGGGTTGCTCAAGGTGCGCGGCGCGCAAATGTGCCTCGGCTATTACAAGCGTGAGGACATGGAGCCGTTTGATGCCGAGGGATGGTTCGATACCGGCGATATCGCCTATATGGACGACGAGGGCTACATCCGTATCGACGGCCGCATCAAGGATATCATCATTCGCGGCGGCGAAAACGTGCCGGTATTCGATATCGAGAACCTGCTGTTCAAGCATCCCGCCGTGCTTGCGACCGCGATCGTCGGGTATCCGGATCAGCGACTGGGAGAACGCGCTTGCGCTTTCGTGGTGCTGCGTCCCGGCCAGACGCTCGATCTGGCCGATGTGCAGGCGCTGATGGCGGAGCACAAGGTCGCGAAACAGTACTGGCCGGAGCGCGTCGAGATCGTCTCCGATCTGCCGAAGACCCCGGCTGGCAAGGTGCAGAAGTACCAGCTTCGCGAAATAGCGAAGGCTTTTGCAAAAGCGCCCCGCAAGGCCAGCGCATGA
- a CDS encoding aminoglycoside phosphotransferase family protein — MGQSTDTALAALKIGGRVAYERLARPKARQFDDVPCTPYAVTPEWLTAVLCGKVPGAVVTRVEVKPASAGTHERHQLKVSYNEEGRRAGLPVSIFTKSLPSIVTRMIGGFNGTARVEGSFFTQIRPQLEIEAPLCYHSAYDRRTFAAIHLLEDLVATKSATFCNHKTYVTRAMADDMIDLLAALHGRFYGDPTLAERYRWLASYPRWFTIGAAKMGTEYYTGKAFDAAAHVIPEEVMARRDDVWPATMRALALHDSEPQGLIHSDVHIGNWYRTGAGQMGLCDWQCLSRGHWSRDFAYAVTASLTPDNRRSWERELLARYVERFAEKTGVKPDFDLSFLRYRQQIVHALAMWTITLCHSPLLPNMQPEDTTLTMIERMTTAMADLDALDSFQD; from the coding sequence ATGGGGCAATCCACAGATACGGCCCTGGCCGCGCTGAAAATCGGCGGACGCGTCGCTTACGAGCGTCTCGCGCGGCCAAAGGCGCGGCAGTTCGATGACGTGCCCTGTACGCCTTACGCCGTCACGCCCGAATGGCTGACGGCGGTCCTCTGCGGCAAGGTTCCGGGGGCCGTCGTTACGCGCGTCGAGGTCAAACCGGCAAGCGCGGGCACGCATGAGCGTCATCAACTGAAGGTGTCCTACAATGAGGAAGGACGTCGCGCCGGACTGCCGGTCTCGATCTTCACCAAGTCGCTGCCAAGCATCGTTACCCGCATGATCGGGGGCTTCAACGGCACGGCACGGGTAGAGGGGAGCTTTTTTACGCAGATTCGTCCCCAGCTCGAGATCGAAGCGCCGCTGTGCTATCATTCCGCTTACGATCGGCGAACGTTTGCGGCGATCCATCTGCTGGAAGATCTGGTCGCAACCAAGTCCGCTACGTTCTGCAATCACAAGACGTATGTCACGCGCGCCATGGCCGACGACATGATCGATCTGCTGGCGGCGCTGCACGGCCGGTTCTACGGCGATCCGACGCTGGCCGAACGCTACCGCTGGCTCGCCAGTTATCCCCGATGGTTCACCATTGGCGCGGCGAAAATGGGTACGGAGTACTACACAGGGAAAGCGTTTGACGCTGCTGCCCACGTCATTCCTGAAGAAGTCATGGCGCGCCGCGACGATGTCTGGCCGGCAACGATGCGCGCACTTGCGCTGCATGATAGCGAGCCGCAGGGCCTCATTCACTCCGACGTTCATATCGGCAACTGGTACCGGACGGGTGCGGGTCAGATGGGGCTATGCGATTGGCAATGTCTTTCGCGCGGGCACTGGTCGCGCGATTTCGCCTACGCCGTGACGGCATCACTGACGCCGGATAATCGCCGGAGCTGGGAGCGCGAGCTGTTGGCCCGCTATGTCGAGCGGTTCGCGGAGAAGACCGGCGTCAAGCCGGACTTCGACCTCAGCTTCCTGCGCTACCGGCAGCAGATCGTGCATGCGCTGGCGATGTGGACGATCACGCTATGCCACTCGCCGCTGTTGCCGAACATGCAACCGGAGGACACGACGCTCACCATGATCGAGCGCATGACGACGGCGATGGCCGATCTGGATGCGCTCGACAGTTTCCAGGATTGA